A DNA window from Coffea arabica cultivar ET-39 chromosome 6c, Coffea Arabica ET-39 HiFi, whole genome shotgun sequence contains the following coding sequences:
- the LOC113692470 gene encoding non-specific lipid transfer protein GPI-anchored 14-like: protein MERMKSKLSMICICIATLAIVAVATIQEDEKDCADQLTNLAACIPYVSGDEKIPTPECCEDTKKVKSAKPKCLCVLIKESTDPSMGLPINTTLALKMPSACKIDAKVSDCPSILNLAPDSPDAKIFEAASKDSSTSSSTTNSPPASASTSSSSSGSSTSPSSSRSSSSSATKPTTSSSIAGAKLCQSSLVIAGSAVIALLLL from the exons ATGGAGAGGATGAAATCGAAGCTTTCCATGATTTGCATTTGCATTGCCACGTTGGCAATAGTAGCAGTGGCTACAATTCAAGAGGATGAGAAGGATTGTGCGGACCAGCTTACCAATCTTGCAGCTTGCATTCCCTATGTAAGTGGCGATGAGAAGATCCCCACTCCAGAGTGTTGTGAGGACACCAAGAAAGTCAAGAGTGCTAAACCAAAGTGTCTCTGTGTTCTCATCAAAGAGAGCACCGATCCCTCCATGGGTCTCCCCATTAACACCACTTTGGCTCTTAAAATGCCTTCTGCTTGCAAGATTGATGCAAAAGTCTCCGACTGTCCAT ctaTACTGAACTTGGCACCAGATTCCCCTGATGCAAAGATTTTTGAAGCAGCGAGTAAGGATTCGAGCACGAGTTCATCAACAACAAACTCTCCTCCAGCTTCTGCTTCAACTTCTTCATCATCGTCTGGATCATCAACATCTCCATCTTCTTCAAGGTCATCGTCGAGTTCAGCCACCAAGCCAACCACAAGCAGCAGCATTGCTGGAGCGAAGTTGTGCCAAAGCAGCCTTGTTATTGCGGGATCCGCAGTAATTGCGCTGTTGTTACTTTAA
- the LOC113691947 gene encoding uncharacterized protein yields MASLTPGILLKLLQSMNSATRVTGDHRSPLLQVIGIVPALSTSDSLWPNHGFYVQLSDSQNSTYISLSEKDTDLILANRLQLGQFVHVDRFVFESPPVPRGVNLRPIAGRHAFIGSPEPLIARISSSKNGFVIQPASDSDHPVAAYLSKNGNFGEGEAKLNATEKNVEANVEKRKAVRQVSTAPKENVNVNVVLDSGNELKGSSDKAPQRFSSPASARQRSISAGRKTVVAERDPSPAGKAKRSASPVPSKCAVPSLVAAKEENRRSSREAAIIVPSRYRQPSPTAGRRQASPVVARRMSLSPGRRLSSGLRVSPAVESSGKKKLATIAAGISKVSEALVATTKHSRKSWDEGPTAAGANTEHIKDKVGTKNKPDFQAILRTQAAISRRLSDVSMLSQDDLSHDERTKSGAVESPSAIEKQNGEAPVITVHDKKWTDGSIPLNAVSSELGRLGKEAMQRRVVASVAAAEALEEAITTESVVRNLSKFSDLCLLSRPENPLPTIDRFMSVYEDVMKATAVAESVASNRSTEKFLETVPTEHAKSSSLWVEAALATDLEVVSLLTSQNFETLEKSSSKQAPTSMKNKALASSPVSGTWIRGHGMNATFDFAKKLQAEMQKWFVKFVEESLDAGFRVFEKCSPAGNERGANNCGPIAAILSQLKRVNNWLDHVVLKRDELLVEKIERLKQKIYDFVIQHVGTTVEH; encoded by the exons ATGGCTTCTCTAACCCCAGGAATCCTCCTGAAACTCCTCCAGTCCATGAACTCCGCCACCCGCGTCACCGGCGACCACCGTTCTCCGCTTCTTCAAGTAATCGGCATCGTTCCAGCACTCTCCACCTCGGATTCCCTCTGGCCCAACCACGGCTTCTACGTCCAGCTCTCCGATTCCCAGAACTCCACTTACATTTCACTCTCCGAAAAGGACACTGATCTCATTCTCGCTAATAGGCTACAGCTTGGCCAGTTTGTCCACGTGGACCGCTTCGTCTTTGAATCCCCTCCGGTTCCACGGGGAGTAAATCTCCGACCGATTGCGGGTCGCCATGCTTTCATCGGATCCCCTGAACCCTTAATTGCCCGGATCTCGTCGTCTAAGAATGGGTTTGTGATCCAGCCCGCATCGGATTCCGACCACCCGGTGGCGGCTtacttatcaaaaaatgggaaTTTTGGGGAGGGCGAAGCGAAATTGAATGCTACGGAAAAGAATGTTGAAGCTAATGTTGAAAAGAGGAAGGCTGTGAGGCAAGTTTCCACTGCTCCCAAAGAGAATGTGAATGTGAACGTGGTGCTGGATTCCGGAAATGAGTTGAAAGGATCATCTGATAAGGCCCCACAAAGGTTTTCGTCGCCGGCATCGGCTAGGCAGAGGTCTATTTCAGCTGGAAGAAAAACCGTGGTTGCCGAGAGGGATCCATCCCCAGCAGGGAAGGCGAAGCGTTCGGCGTCACCCGTGCCGTCAAAGTGTGCGGTGCCGAGCCTGGTCGCCGCGAAGGAGGAGAATCGGAGGAGTTCAAGGGAGGCGGCGATAATCGTGCCCTCGAGGTACCGGCAGCCGTCGCCCACGGCTGGGAGGCGGCAGGCCAGTCCTGTGGTGGCGAGGCGGATGTCTCTATCCCCTGGTCGGCGGTTGTCCAGTGGGCTTAGGGTATCTCCAGCTGTAGAATCGTCTGGGAAGAAGAAGCTGGCTACTATTGCTGCTGGGATCTCTAAAGTTTCTGAAGCACTTGTGGCGACTACAAAACATAGCCGAAAGAGCTGGGACGAAGGGCCAACTGCGGCTGGGGCTAATACTGAGCATATTAAAGACAAGGTTGGGACAAAGAATAAGCCTGATTTTCAAGCAATTTTGAGAACTCAG GCTGCTATATCAAGACGATTAAGTGATGTGAGCATGCTAAGTCAGGATGATCTGTCACATGATGAAAGAACAAAATCTGGTGCAGTTGAAAGTCCTTCCGCAATTGAAAAGCAAAATGGTGAAGCTCCAGTAATCACGGTTCATGACAAGAAATGGACTGATGGCAGCATCCCACTCAATGCTGTCTCCTCAGAACTGGGTAGGCTGGGCAAG GAGGCTATGCAGAGAAGAGTTGTCGCTTCTGTAGCAGCAGCAGAAGCCTTAGAAGAGGCCATCACCACCGAGTCTGTGGTGAGGAATTTGAG CAAGTTTTCAGATCTCTGTTTGTTGTCAAGGCCTGAGAATCCTTTACCTACCATCGACCGATTCATGTCAGTGTATGAAGATGTTATGAAAGCAACAGCAGTTGCTGAATCAGTTGCTAGTAATCGTAGTACGGAAAAATTCCTCGAAACTGTTCCAACAGAGCATGCAAAGTCGAGTTCCCTTTGGGTAGAAGCTGCTTTGGCGACTGATCTTGAAGTTGTTTCACTCCTGACCAGTCAAAACTTTGAGACACTGGAGAAAAGTTCATCGAAGCAAGCACCTACTTCTATGAAGAACAAGGCGCTAGCTTCTTCACCAGTTAGTGGAACATGGATAAGGGgtcatggaatgaatgcaactttTGATTTTGCCAAAAAGTTGCAAGCAGAGATGCAAAAATGGTTTGTAAAGTTTGTTGAAGAGTCCCTTGATGCAGGTTTCAGGGTGTTTGAGAAGTGCTCTCCTGCAGGCAATGAAAGAGGTGCAAACAACTGTGGCCCTATTGCTGCAATTCTTTCACAGCTGAAGCGAGTCAACAACTGGTTGGATCATGTAGTGCTGAAACGGGATGAGCTGCTAGTCGAAAAAATCGAGCGCTTGAAGCAAAAGATTTATGATTTTGTTATTCAGCATGTGGGAACTACGGTAGAACACTGA
- the LOC113693811 gene encoding uncharacterized protein produces the protein MVGGGNRKDDLVISNNNVFAALGTLRKKKKSESKGGKTPASSSSSSKKQEAKQPESQVFWAPAPLTAKSWADVDDEDDDDYYATTAPPQSVWGTAQQDSHPIPKDSSTPLEESESEEGLDEVDDDNDEENEYEPEVHAEKESVVEKPAEIVAPKESERQLSKKELKKKELAELEEMLAQFGYKQPKDQDASQEISQDKKVDDLNEDKKESSAPGESKSAKKKKKKDKLSKETKEQHDQPHGNEVESGAVENLGSVKAEDRPSVDVKEKMKKLASIKKKKSSKEMDVAARAAASEAAARNARIAAAKKKEKSHYSQQPPR, from the exons ATGGTGGGAGGTGGGAACAGGAAGGATGATTTAGTGATAAGCAACAATAACGTTTTTGCGGCCTTGGGAACTCttaggaagaagaagaagtcgGAATCCAAAGGGGGGAAGACTCCCGCTTCTTCGTCTTCTTCTTCCAAGAAGCAGGAAGCGAAGCAGCCTGAGTCTCAGGTGTTTTGGGCCCCGGCTCCATTGACGGCCAAATCGTGGGCTGACGTCGACGATGAGGATGACGATGATTATTATGCCACCACTGCCCCTCCCCAGTCTGTTTGGGGCACTGCCCAGCAGGATTCTCACCCCATTCCAAAAGACAGCTCCACTCCGCTTGAG GAAAGTGAAAGTGAAGAAGGCCTTGATGAAGTTGATGATGACaatgatgaagaaaatgaatatGAACCTGAAGTACATGCTGAGAAAGAGTCAGTAGTTGAGAAGCCTGCTGAAATTGTAGCACCTAAGGAGTCAGAAAGGCAGTTGTCgaagaaggaattgaagaaaaaggaaCTTGCTGAACTGGAAGAAATGCTTGCCCAATTTGGATACAAGCAGCCCAAAGACCAAGATGCATCCCAAG AAATTTCACAAGATAAGAAGGTGGACGATCTTAATGAGGATAAAAAGGAGAGCAGTGCTCCAGGGGAGAGCAAAAGcgcaaagaagaagaaaaagaaggataaaTTGTCGAAGGAGACTAAAGAACAACATGATCAGCCCCATGGAAATGAGGTTGAAAGTGGAGCTGTTGAGAACCTTGGGTCTGTAAAAGCAGAGGACAGGCCATCTGTAGATGTGAAAGAGAAGATGAAGAAGCTGGCATCTATTAAGAAGAAAAAGTCTAGCAAGGAGATGGATGTTGCTGCCCGAGCTGCAGCAAGTGAGGCTGCTGCAAGGAACGCAAGGATAGCTGCggcaaagaaaaaagagaagagccACTACAGCCAGCAGCCCCCACGGTAA